From the Paenibacillus sp. R14(2021) genome, the window ATCACGAGCACTATGCGTTTCTCCATGCGGGCGTATCGGCCGAAGCGACGCTTTGGCTGCTCGAGCAAGGCATCAAGGTAGTTGGTACGGACGGCTGGGGCTGGGATATTCCGCTGAATCTGCAGGCCGAAGCCTACAAGAAGGATCCCAAAGAAGGCGTGTTGTGGGCAGCGCACTTCATCGGCAAGGACAAGGAATATTGCCAGATCGAGAAGCTCGCTAATCTGGATCAGATTCCGAAGCCGTTCGGCTTCAAGATCTGCTGCTTTCCCGTTAAAGTGGAGCATGCAAGCGCCGGATGGGCCCGGCCGGTAGCCATCTTGGAAGATTAACCGCGGTATTAAACGATTATACTCATTCTTTCGCTTGCGGGAGCACAACTTCCTATGCGTTAATATAGATGTCGGGCCGACGAAATCTTCGCGAAAGGAGCTGATTCAGTTGATCAAGCACACGGAGGTGATTTCCGCCTAAAGCGGAAATCACTATAGGGAGGGAGGCCATATGGCCTCCCTTTTATTACATCAAATGGATGACGGGATGAACCGTCCTCAATTATACTGATTAGAGCATGACTGAGCTGCAAGCTCGTGCTTATCCATATTGACGAGAGGGGGAAGGAAACGTGAACAAATCGATTTTCGAAGGTGAAGCTATGGTCGAAGCGATTAAGGAGGTTTACGTTGAACTACAAAAACGGAAGAGATGTGCTTCCCCCTAGACTGCTCGAGGAGCTTCAGAGCTACATTCAAGGAGAACTGCTGTACATCCCAAAGCAGCAGAACGAGCGCGCCGCTTGGGGGGAGAAGAGCGGATCACGCGTCATGATCAAACGGCGCAACGAGGAGATTTACCGGTGCTATGCAAACGGAAGCACTGTACAGGAGCTTGAACGGCAGTACCATTTGTCCGGGGAAAGCATTCGCAAAATCATCATCAAGCTGCGCAGCGCGGCGGCGATCCCTTTATCCGAGGGAGACGCCATTGACTCGCCAACCGTTTACGAAGCTGTCCAGGCTGGCAAGCGATAAAAACAAATAGACGATCTCATGCCCGATTGGGAAAGTGAGGTCGTCTTTATTTTTGAATCCCGGCGGGTCTCCCTCGCCGTTTTGTTTCGGTTATAGCAAGCTGCGTAAATCGCGGCTTTTTTTGCGTGATGGGATAACGAACAACTTGAATGATAACTCTCAACCCCAACTCGATCAAAAGGAACAAAAAAGAACAAATAGATTAACTTAAATAAAATTAATAATAAATTAAATCAAAGTTGATCTGTATTTTACACAACAATTCTATGATTCGTAGTGTAAGCAGCAAGTTCCAAAATAAGATTTACGAAGAGGAAGGAGTGTGAAGGATGGCTGCAATTCAACTGAAAGAGATAACGAAAACCTATTCGAACGGTAAAACGGTCATCGAGAATCTGGAACTTGAAGTTAAGGATCGTTCTTTCACCGTGCTGCTAGGTCCGTCGGGCTGCGGCAAGACGACGGCTCTGCGAATGATCGCCGGGCTTGAGGAGGTCAGCTCCGGTCAGATCTATATCGGCGAACAGAATGTCACGAAGGCGGAACCCGGGGATCGCGGCATTGCCATGGTATTCCAAAACTATGCGATCTATCCCCATATGACGGTGCGCAGAAATATCGAATTCGGTTTGAAAAATATAAAGCTTCCCAAGGAAGAGATCGGGATGCGTGTCGAGCAAGTGGTGAGCATGGTCGGGCTGAAGGACTACTTGAATTCGAAGCCCTCCACTTTATCGGGCGGACAGCGGCAGCGAATTGCACTCGCCAGAGCGATCTCGAAAAAACCTGAAGTGTTTCTGATGGATGAACCCTTATCCAATTTGGACGCTAAATTACGTAACCAAATGCGAAGCGAGCTGATCGAGCTGCACCGCAACTTGAAATCGACATTCGTCTTCGTCACTCACGATCAAATCGAGGCGATGACGATGGCTACGGATATCGTGATCTTCAATCAAGGACGTATCATGCAGCAGGGTACTCCAAAAGAAGTATATGATCATCCAGCCAATCTGTTTGTCGCGACCTTTATCGGCGATCCGGGCATGAATACGATTCTTCTGCCGGATATCGGTACGATCGGATTTCGACCGCAGAAGGTGAAGCTTACAAAGCAGAGCCAATTGGAAGGCATACAAGCCGCCGGGATGGTCATGACCAAGGAAATGCTGGGTATGGACCACCTCTATCACGTTGCAACCGGCATGGGCTCAATCATCATGAAAACAGAGGCTGACTTAAACGTCGGGGAATCCGTACATCTCTACTTATCCGGTCAAGATCTGTATTATTTCGATATCAACGAGCAGCGGACGAGCGATGCGGCGCTTATCGAGTCCGCGTTGCACAAGGTCGGGGCGATGGAGGGTGTCACTTTGACTCGCAATCAATTGACTGGCAGCGTGTATGGTTAACCGGATCCTTCGCAACCCGTATGTACTTATCGCTCCGGCCGTCATTCTCGTATGCGTATTCTCTTTGTATCCGGCTTTCTTCGCGGTGCGAGTCAGCTTCATAAACTGGGATACCGTGCTAGGAACGAAGAGCTTTGTCGGATTCAAAAATTACATGAATATTTTTCACGATCCCGTGTTCTGGAAGGTCATGAGAAACACGCTTTATTACAGTTTCTTTACCGTCGTGATCGGTATCGTACTGGCCTTCCTGCTAGGGATCTTCTTTCAAGAGAACAAGTGGGTGGACAATCTCGTGCAGAGCATTATCTTTACGCCGCACATCCTGTCGAGCGTCTCCATTACCGTGATGTGGATGTGGCTGATGGATCCAGGCAGGGGCATTCTCAACTTTGTGCTGCATGAAGTCGGCCTGCCGACGCTCAAATGGATGATGAGTCCCGATACATCACTGATGTCCATCATCGTCGTCACGATTTGGAAAGGGCTTGGCTACAGTGTCATGATCGTGATCGCCGGCCTGCAGTCCATACCCGGCTACATCTATGAAGCCGCCAAGCTTGACAATGCCGGGAGATGGACAAGGCTGTTCCGCATTACGCTGCCACTATTGTCGCCGACGCTGTTCTTTATGTTCATTACAGCGACCATCGCTTCCTTCAGTTCATTCGATATCGTGAGCTTGATGACCAAGGGCGGGCCGGAGAATTCGACAAACTTGGTCGTATATTGGATCTATCAGATCGGATTCTTGCAGTTTAATATCGGTAAAGCAAGCGCGGGTTCGGTCTTATTCATGCTGTTCGTAAGCATCGTTGCCGTAGCCAACTATTACTTCTTCGCTAAGAAAGTTCACTACCAATAGAGGAGGATGGAGTAACGATGCGATATACGATCAAAGTCATGCGTGTCCTTATGCTTCTTGCATTAGTCCTCGCGTTTGCGTTTCCGTTCGCCTGGGTAGTGAGTACTTCGCTGAAAACGTACGTGGAGTCCATCCGATTCCCGCCGGACTTGATTCCGAACATTCCACAATTTACCAACTACAAAACGGCGTGGGTACATATTCATTTCTTCCATTACGCGAAGAATTCAGTCATCATTACGCTCTCGGTTGCATTCGGACAATTGCTCGTTTGCGTGCCGGCTGCTTATGCCTTTGCCAAGAAGAAGTTTAGGTTTTCCGGCATTCTCTTCGCGCTGGTCCTGGTCGACCTGGTGCTGCCCACCCAAGTGAGCTTCGTGCCGATGTACGTGCTGGTCAGTGACTTGCACTGGCTCGACACCTACTGGGGCCTGATCGTTCCGTTTGTTTTCTCGTCATTTACGATTTTCTTCCTGACGCAGGCATTCAAGCAAATTCCTGATGAGTTACTGGACGCCGCTAAGCTTGACCAAGCCTCGGAGCTGCAAATCATTACCCGGCTCATGGTGCCGATCTCGAAGCCATTCCTGCTGACCACGATTTTGTTTACCTGCATCGGCAAATGGAACGACTACTTCTGGCCGCTTGTGCTAACGAATTCGGAATCGGTGCGAACATTGCCGATGACGGTCAAGAGCTTGGTTGCCGATACCCGCGGCGTCACCCATTGGAATGAAGTCATGGCAGGCAACATGATGTTGATTCTCCCGGTTCTGGTTCTCTATCTTGCAGCGAACCGCTTCATTAAGAGTGCTTTCGTATACGGTATTAAGTAACCCTTAATATAAAAAATGAGTGGAGGCTAGCAAACAAATGAAACGGAATGTGAAGTACGCAGCAATGATGGGTATCTTGGCTTCGGCCATCGCCGTAACAGGCTGTTCCAGCGGCACGTCGAACGAATCGGACAATGCGCAAGCCGGAACGAATGCAAATGCGACTAAATCCGATGCAGGCAATGAGAAAGTGAAAGTCGATTTTTGGTCGATCTGGGATCCGACCAACGGCAACGGTAAGCTGATCGCGGACGAAATCGTAAAATTCAACGAACAAAACCCGGATATTGAAATCGTCATGTCGGGTCAAGGCGGGTATGACGGCGTTGCGGAGAAATTGGAAGCTGCGCTCGTTGCCAAAAACACGCCGGTAATCGCCCAAATCGAAGAGTCCTTCCTGGCTCGCTATAATCCGATTGCGGCGGATTTGGGCAAATATATGTCATCGTCTACGATTGCTAATTATAACGAAGGCTTGACTCGTTCGAGCTATGCAGACGGCATGTTCAAGGCGGCGCCTATGAACCGCAGCACACCAATTCTATACATGAACGCTGATTTATTGAAGGCGGCTGGATTGGATCCGAAAGGGCCCAAAACATGGACGGAGCTTCAGGAATATGCCAAAAAACTGAGCAATCCGGCCAAAGGAATCTATGGTTTCTCGGGGTATTGGGATTCCGATGCATGGTACTGGGAGTCTGCGGTTTATTCCTATGGCGGCGAAATGGTCAACAAGGACGGGTCGCAGGTCGTGTTCGATAACGATAAGGGAACCGGCATCATTCAATTGTTCCAAACCATGATTAATGATAAAACGATGCTGAATGCTTACAGCGCCCAGGACAATCAGTCTGATCTGATTAAACAGAACTTCTTCGACGGCAAAGTTGCCATGGATTGGGATTCGATCGGTTCGATGGGCGAACTGATCAAGAACGCCAAGTTCAACGTTGCGGTGGCGTTCCAGCCGCAAGAAGGCGGTAAGAACGTGGTCGTGACCGGTGGTGCGAACATGATCATCATCGACAAAGCAACGGAAGCGCAGAAGAAGGCGGCAGGTAAATTCCTCGACTTCTTGGCGAACGACGAGAACGTTACGAAATTCTTCCAAACCACGGGGTACCTGCCAACGACCAAATCTGCGCTGGAGACACCGGAAATGAAGCAATGGCTGCAAGAAAAACCACAATATCAAGTCGCGATTGACCAGCTGCAATTCGCGCACAGCCGCCCTTGGCAGAAGAATTGGAAAGCCATGTATACGACAATTCTCGAGGATCTGAAGGGCGCCTTGATTGACACGTCGAAGGATCCGAAGGAAGTCGTGCATCATGCGGCAGTAGCAGCACAGCAAATTATTGACGAAAACAAATAACGCGAGTGAGAAGGGAGCACCCTCATGGTAACAAAAAATAGTTTCATGAATGGCGGCAGCTGGTATAAAGGCAACTTGCATGGACATTCCACTTTATCCGACGGCAGGCTGACGCCTGAACAGCTTCGCGAGGCTTACAAGCAGCAAGGGTATCACTTCATTGCGCACTCCGAGCATGATTTCTTCTCCAACTTCGAGGCGGATAATGAGCCGAATTTCATCCTGCTGCCGGCCAGTGAAGTAGGCCTCCGCATGCCGGCAGACGATTGCCGGATCTTCCACCTCCATGTCATTATGGGGACGGACGAGCACCTGGCCGCGGCGACTAAGGAGCCGCTGAAGCATATGGAGCCGATCAAGTGGCCGGATTTTGTAAGCTATGATACGGCTCAGGGGTTCATTGACGATATGACGGCAAGGGGCAACATCGTCATGTTTAACCATCCGCACTGGTCCACGGTCGAATGGGAAGACGTGTACGCACTAGATAACCTGTTTGCGCTGGAGGTCTACAATCATTGCTCGGAATGGATGGAGAACATGGGGAATTCCCGCGTGATGTGGGAGACGCTGCTGCGCAAAGGCAAGAAGCTGTGGGGCACGGCGACGGACGATAATCACAACAATTATCCGCTCTACTCCAAGCAAAATGACTCTTTCGGCGGCTGGGTTGTAGTCAAAGCGCCGGAACTGACGCGCAATGCCGTTGTTCAAGCATTGGTCGAAGGCAGCTTCTACTCCTCGACCGGTCCGGAAATTTACGAGTTCCGCATCGAGAACGACGAAGTGATATTCGAATGTTCGCCGGTGGAGCGCATCTACATGAACGGCGATCTTCGGCAGTATCAAATCGAGCTCGGGGAGAACATCACGTCACTTCGCAAAAAATTGCGCGGCGACGAAAATTTCATTCGAATCGAATGCTATGATAAGAATGGTAAATTCGCGTTTACGAACCCGATTTATTTAAATTAATCGATGGACCCGTAGATCAACCCGGAATACAGATCAGCTGTATTTCGGGTTGATAAATGAATGGAGTAGGTGAAGCTTTGTGCTGCAGGTGGAAAGAATGAGCATGATTTTGGCGGAATTGCATGCCAAGGGCAGGGTAACAGTCAATGAACTCGCCGAGCAATTGAATGTTTCCAAGGTAACGATACGCCGGGACTTGGATACGTTAAGCCGGGAGAATAAGCTGCTTATCGTACATGGAGGAGGCATCAAGCCGAACTTTACCCTGTACGAGGCACCTTATAGCCAGCGCAACGCCATGAATATTGAACAGAAGCAGCGCGTTGGCATGAAAGCAGTTGAATTGATCAACGATTACGATGTGATTGCTTTGGGCGTAGGCACGACTACGATTCAAATCGCCAATCACTTATTCAATAAGAAGAACCTGACGATCATCATCGGGTGCATCCAGGTATTGAACAGTCTGATCGAACGAAAAAAATCAGGATATTTTACGGGCAAGCTTATTTTTCTGGGCGGTGAAATCGATACGGACCAAATGTTCGCATCCGGCTCGATGACGATCGAATTGCTGGAGAAATTCCACATCGACAAAGCCTTCATCGGCGCGAACGGCTATTCGATCACCGATGGAATTACGACTTATGATATCGATGAAGGAAATTTTCTTAAAAAAATGCTTCAACGTTCGAATAAAGTGCATGTCGTCATCGATCATTCAAAAATCGACGTAAAATCCATGTACAAATATGCGGATTACAACGAAATCGATTGCGTCATATGCAATGAAGATCCCCCTATGGATTGGAAAGAAAAGCTTGCATCAGCAAACATAGAATGGGTAAACGCTTAATAAAGGCGATCATCGTGAAGGAAGGTTACGTTCATGCAGCAAGTGCCCAATACGATTGTGGATCAACATGTACATTCTAATTATTCGCCCGATTCGAAAGAAGCCTTGGGTGATATCGTGGCTCATGCCGTAAAGCTGGGGAAACAGGCGGTCGTGACGACGGATCATTTTGATTACGACTGCAAGTATTTTAAGAAAGACGTTCTGATCGATATGGACAGCTATGAACGCGAGGTTGCCGAATTGCGCCAAACGTATGCGATCGATATCCGGAAGGGCATCGAGGTCGGCTACCGCAAAGACTATCATGAAGCCATCAATCAGTATCTGGGTCGCTATTCGTACGATCTGGTGCTTCTTTCCGTGCATAATAACGGCGTGCTCGATTTTGCGGAGGAGGCCTATCACAATCAACCGATGGATCGTATGCTGGAGGATTATTTCTCCCATGTACGCGATGCCGTCGAAAGCATGGATAATTACGATGTGGTTGCCCATCTCGATTACGTCGCTCGTTATACGAAGACGATGATCACCGCCTCGGATTACGAACGCTGCAGAACGGTATTATATGATTTGTTGAAAGCCATCATACGCAAGGACAAAGTGCTCGAGCTGAACACGACCGGACTGTTCCGGCAGGGGTGGATTCATCCGCACGCCTACTTGATTGAAATGTATTTGGATTTGGGCGGGAAATGGTTCTCACTAGGCTCTGACGCCCATCGGATCGACAGCATCGAACAAGGATTTAGCCAAGCGATCGAATTGCTGAACTCGTACCATATTCATGAAGTCGTGCAGTTTCGCGGCCGTGTTCCTCAGCTCGTGACGATATCAGGTTAAGAAGGAAGGACTATTATGCCGCTTAAGAAAAGTCTGAGCTTCAGGAATGACGGCACGTTTAAGATTGTTCAGTTCACCGATCTTCATTGGTCAAGCGGCGGCTTACTGGATATGCGCACTCAATCGCTGATGCAGGAAGTCTTGCGAGAAGAGAAACCCGATCTTGTCGTCTTTACAGGTGATATCGTCTACGCGAACTATAGTGATGATCCCAAGCGCTCCTTTCTTGAAGCGGTCTCCTGCGTAGAATCGGCTGAAATTCCATGGACTGCGGTGTACGGCAATCATGATACGGAGAAAGGCGTCACGCGCGAGGAGCTGATGGAGCTTCAGGTAAACAGCGCCTATTGCCTTTCCGAACCGGGTCCGGAGGAAATCTTCGGGGTCGGCAATTTCATCCTTCCTGTACAGAGCGCTGACGAAAGGACCGTCTTCGCCTTGTATTTTCTCGATTCGGGCAGCCATGCGCCTGCACCAGTGGGAGGCTATGATTGGATTCGTCCCAGTCAGATCAATTGGTATATCCAAAACGCTCGGAAACTTGCCGCCGAATACGGAGAACCAGTACCGTCTCTTGCTTTCTTTCATATTCCCATTCCCGAATACAAGCAGGTGTGGGAAGAAGGCATTTGCTATGGCGTGAAGCATGAGGATTTCATTCCACCCATCATCAACTCTGGGTTCGGCGCAGCCATGCTGGAGCAGCAGGATATGCTTGGCACATTCGCCGGACACGATCATATCAATGATTTTTGCGGTGACTGGTATGGGATCCGCCTCTGCTACGGCAGGGGAACGGGGTACAACGCGTATGGTATGGCCGGGTTTGAACGAGGTGCCAGAGTCATTTTGCTTCGTGAAGGAATCAGAGACTTTGAGACTTGGCTTCGTCTCGAAGGCAATACGGTGGTACGGGAACAGCCGATTCATGCGCCGGAGAAGAATCAGACCGAGCAACCCGCACCCCCACGCTCCAACGATGGCGGCGAGTGGTGGCTATCCGATCTTCGAGCTAGATACGCGTACCATCTGGTGACGAATCGTGAGAAGCTTGAGCCGGCTTCACCGGAAATGATCGAGCTGGCAAGGCTGCTTGCGCCCGAGCTTCATATGGCGGAGAACGAGCCTTATACGCTGCGGGATTGCATAGCCGTCTGTCATCCAGAGGAACCGATCATCGCTTATCATCTGTTCTGGGATAGAGAGACGGGGCAGGGAGAGGCGGATCATCAGTTGATCTGGGTCGGCTATCATCCGCATACGAAGGAATTGACAGAGATAAAATCTTACTTCCATGAGAATATTGTAAGCTCCCCGGAAGCGCTGGCTGAAGCCCAAGCGGCTAATGGCCGGCCTCAAGCTTATATACAATGGGGGATTCATGGAACGTTCCTGACCGGCGGCATTCGTGATGTCACCGTATCTCGACAGTCCAATGGCATTCTGATTACGAATACAGGCTTGGATTCGCTGCAATGCATGTTTGCTGATGCGAAGAGAGGACTGATCAGAGGCGTTCCCATTCGGGAAGGCGAACCATTAAAACCATACTCTGGAGCATTTACAGCCTATATGAATTTCTGCAATCGCGTAGATACCCGGACTTATTTGAATGATGATAATCATGTCATCGTTGCCTGTGAAGCAAATGCCGTAATCAGCCAGGCAGTGCTGCATTACCGATTTATTCCAATGCCGGAATGGCCGGACGATATTCGGGAATAATAGGTTTGATCTTATTGATGGACATTATATCGCTGCAAGCCGCAATTTTTTGCGGCTTTTTGTATGCAGCAAAACTTTATTATTAAATCTGACAGCATCAGCATGAAACGCCTAATTACGACACCCTTCAACATTTAATGAAACGCCGCCGTACTTTTTACAGTATGAATGGCTATAGATAATTTCCAAACGAGGTGTCCGCTCCATGACGAATACAGAAACCGAAGCATATTTAAGAACCGAATTAAGGCAGATTGAACAGTGGGAACACGAACAGAAGGATATCTTCTTCTGGGAAAAACTCGGCAGGCTGCCCTTTGCCATCCTGGACCGAATCACCCCGAAGTTCATCCAGGATAAAATAGGTACAGCTCTTGACGAGCTCGGGGGCTACATCCAGAGCGGCGGGCGTTATCTGATCAGCAAAGAGCAGATGTACCGCAAATTTTTCCCGAATGAAGAAGGGGATCAAGGACCGGCCTTGGAACGAATCGGCCAGCTTCCGCTCGGAAGAATGGATGAGATCGCCAAGCATATTATTGAAACCAGCAGCAAGACGGCGGCAGTGCAAGGCGCAACGACGGGAATCGGAGGCATCTTCACGCTCGTCATCGACATTCCGCTCCTGCTTGGCATCTCGCTTAAAGCGCTGCAGGAGATTGCGATAAGCTACGGCTATGACCCAACCGAACAATCGGAGCGCATATTTATCGTCAAGTGTCTGCAGTTTTCGTCCGCTGACGTCGTCGGTAAGAAAGCCATTCTTGAAGATCTCGCCGCTTTTCATTCGGGTGAGAAGAGTAATCAGGTACTGTCCCAGCTGCAGGGTTGGCGCGAGGTGATGCTGACGTACAGAGACAACTTTGGGTGGAAAAAAATGGTTCAGCTGATACCGATCGCAGGCATGCTATTCGGTGCCTATCTGAACCGCTCCACCCTGCAAGATGTCGCTGAAACAGGTAGAATGATGTATAGGAAGCGCAGAATTCTCGAGAAATTGCATGCTGATAAGTTGCTTTAATACGAAGAGCGAAGGGTAAGCATAAGGTCTTGGCGAATGTTGGGCATGCGTGCGAGATGCCTCCTGCCAATCAGCATTCTAGTATGCCTTTATTATGAGGAACCATTGGGGGGCGTATGCGCTTCCGAGTACCAACGAATACAAAGACGGCGCGATCGGGGCATAGAAGCCCGAGGCGCCGTCTATTTAATATTCGCCAAGAAGTACTTCGCCCACTTAAAAAGCCCTATTTTTCAATCACTACTTGTGCCGCAGGTTTGTCTCTGATCTGGCGGTATGCTGCGCAAATACACATTAGAACTCCTGTTGTAACAAGGACACCGACTGGAAATCCCCATGACCCCCATGCCGGGAATATAAGCGGCATCAGCGAGACGCCGAATGCAACAGGAACAGGAACTTTAAACAATTGACAAAGAATGAATGTAATTAAAATATTTACAATCCCAACCCATATGACTGAACCTGCCAATAAGTGATACACGCTGACTCCAAGAAGAGCTGTAATCGCCAATACAGCCAAGCGAGATGGAACTTGTTTCCAACTAAATTTCTCCGTATGAAAGAGCTCAAAGATAAGAGCGAATACGGGCGGAACGACCAATACATTTAGATTCGTTACGGATGCCAGACCAATTAAGAGGCCTAAAATAATGGTGATTATCACCGTATCCGTTATCTTTCTAAAATGCTGCGGACCATCAGGCAGCTTTGCTCGAGATCGCACGACATAAGCGGCCGACATGATAAGAAACGTAAAGACGGTTGTAGAGATTGCAAAAACATAGTCATGTAAGCCTAAAAAAATCGGCAGCAATGCAGCAGGAATCGTTGGTCCGAAATTAACGCGAAAAATGTGCATGAATATGACAACAATGACAAGTCCTAACCAAATTTTCATCAGAGGAGTCAGGGACAAGAAGTTCAAAGAAGTACCAAAGTATGCAGCTAAGGTTGGAGAAAGCCATAGATGAAGCGGCTTCTTGATCCAATGCGGTACTGGAAACGCCATAACCCCCATGGCCATACCAGCGATTTCCGGGAAGAGAATATCCCTTTTTTGAAGAACAATGGAACCAACAAGCATGAGAATAACCAATATGTAAGCCGTTAAAAAACTTCTGGATTTTAGAGTATTCCAAGTCATTTTGAAGGTTCTCCTTTTCGAGACCAGTTCATTGCGATAACGAAGACGAACTGATTCCTTTTCTCTGCCTTAATATCCACTTGACGGGTGATTTTTATACGCCTTATTAAGCATATTGATGATATATGGTTGGGAACGTTTACAATTGGATCATAGTTCTTGTCTATCGTTTCCATAGACACAATGATATTGATCTATGATTTTGATTTTCATACAATGAGGCAACAGAAGAAAGTCGGCCAAATCGGATGGAGAACGACAAGCGGTTTAATATAGACGTTGTTACGACGACATAGCACGATTGCTCTCTGAAAACATAGGAAGTGGTGACCGTCCATGCAACCCAGGGCTGCAGTACAGCAAGAAATTAGAGGCATCGGTTCTATTCAATTCTTACCCGTTAACCTATTTGCGTCGGTTATGGGGATTTCAGGTCTTTCATTGGCTTGGAGAGAGGCAAGCAAGCTATTCGGGACTTCCACTGTCCTCGCTGATATTATTGGCATTATTGCGGTTTTGATTTTTATCGCCTTAAGCATAGGCTATATTTCAAAATGGTTTCTTTACCCGCATAAAGTGAAAGGTGAGTTTACGCATCCCGTGGTGGGGAATTTCTTCGGAACGATCACGATCGCGATACTCTTACTTTCGTCAGTGGTGGGTGTCTACAGTGAAAAAACGGGCCAAGCGGTATGGATCATCGGAACTGCGTTGGCGATAGCTCTTTGTTTTGTTTTCGTTACACGGTTGTTGAACGGGAATCATGAGCCGGTAAATAAGGTTCCGGCTTCGCTAGTCCCTGTGGTAGGCACACTTGATATTTCGGTTGCCGGAGGGACGATGCCGTTCCCATGGGCGCATGAAATTAATTTGTTTTCCCTTGCAGTCGGGGGAACCGTGGCTTTGGTATACTTCACGTTGATTTTGTCCAGATTGATTCATCATGCGCCAATGCCGGCAGGATTAACGCCTTCCATGATCATCATGATTGCGCCTTTTGAGGTCGGTTTTCTTGGCTATACGAACTTTGAGCAGCGGATTGATCAGTTCGCATCCATTTTGTTTTACTTCGGTCTGTTCTTGTTCATCGTTTTATTCTTCAAAGTATTCAAAAAGTCTATTCCGTTCGGCGCTTCCTGGTGGGGCGTAAGCTTTCCGATGGCTGCTCTCACTAATGCCGCTTTAAAATACGCTTTATTCGTGGATTCTTGGCTGCTGATCGCCATTGCCGCGGTTATTCTGGCTTTGCTCAGTATCGTTGTGGTTGTTCTCTTTGTTCGAACGATGAAAATTTTGTTTAATGGCACTCTGCTTAGAGGGTAATCCTATCGATTCGGAACACGCGGTGGAGGAAGGATGGAGTGAAATGAACATCACTAGACTTCAATTTGACGTCGATTTTGATAATGCTATATTCTTCAGTCAATATGTGATGGTTGTAACGGATGAGAAAATCTCGGGCGGCGGATTGCTAGAAGGTTACGACGAGAATAGCGTTTGGATAAATGGCAATCAGCATTCACGCTCACATTCCTCTTTCATTCAGATGCCTCCACCTCAAGTGCAGATCGATTTTGCGAAATGATTCATAGGAATCGCTTCGTCTGAGCGAAGAGAACCGCCGGCCTAGACATTAGAGAACTGACAAACAGGCGAACAACTTCGCTTAGCAGACCCGGGAGCATATACGACACTTAGGGTTGGAGCCCTGTTACCAAAAAGTCCCTCTTTACGGAGGGATTTTTTATTGCTCGTATAGGGATGATAGAGAACCACAACATCCAAATTCTGGTTGACGCTATCCTAAAGCCCGTGATATAGTCTCTTTATTCAAGTTCCAATTTCGAGTGAACAAACAAAGGAGGTCGTCACGATGGCAA encodes:
- a CDS encoding CD3324 family protein; protein product: MNYKNGRDVLPPRLLEELQSYIQGELLYIPKQQNERAAWGEKSGSRVMIKRRNEEIYRCYANGSTVQELERQYHLSGESIRKIIIKLRSAAAIPLSEGDAIDSPTVYEAVQAGKR
- a CDS encoding ABC transporter ATP-binding protein, whose amino-acid sequence is MAAIQLKEITKTYSNGKTVIENLELEVKDRSFTVLLGPSGCGKTTALRMIAGLEEVSSGQIYIGEQNVTKAEPGDRGIAMVFQNYAIYPHMTVRRNIEFGLKNIKLPKEEIGMRVEQVVSMVGLKDYLNSKPSTLSGGQRQRIALARAISKKPEVFLMDEPLSNLDAKLRNQMRSELIELHRNLKSTFVFVTHDQIEAMTMATDIVIFNQGRIMQQGTPKEVYDHPANLFVATFIGDPGMNTILLPDIGTIGFRPQKVKLTKQSQLEGIQAAGMVMTKEMLGMDHLYHVATGMGSIIMKTEADLNVGESVHLYLSGQDLYYFDINEQRTSDAALIESALHKVGAMEGVTLTRNQLTGSVYG
- a CDS encoding carbohydrate ABC transporter permease; translated protein: MVNRILRNPYVLIAPAVILVCVFSLYPAFFAVRVSFINWDTVLGTKSFVGFKNYMNIFHDPVFWKVMRNTLYYSFFTVVIGIVLAFLLGIFFQENKWVDNLVQSIIFTPHILSSVSITVMWMWLMDPGRGILNFVLHEVGLPTLKWMMSPDTSLMSIIVVTIWKGLGYSVMIVIAGLQSIPGYIYEAAKLDNAGRWTRLFRITLPLLSPTLFFMFITATIASFSSFDIVSLMTKGGPENSTNLVVYWIYQIGFLQFNIGKASAGSVLFMLFVSIVAVANYYFFAKKVHYQ
- a CDS encoding carbohydrate ABC transporter permease, whose translation is MRYTIKVMRVLMLLALVLAFAFPFAWVVSTSLKTYVESIRFPPDLIPNIPQFTNYKTAWVHIHFFHYAKNSVIITLSVAFGQLLVCVPAAYAFAKKKFRFSGILFALVLVDLVLPTQVSFVPMYVLVSDLHWLDTYWGLIVPFVFSSFTIFFLTQAFKQIPDELLDAAKLDQASELQIITRLMVPISKPFLLTTILFTCIGKWNDYFWPLVLTNSESVRTLPMTVKSLVADTRGVTHWNEVMAGNMMLILPVLVLYLAANRFIKSAFVYGIK
- a CDS encoding ABC transporter substrate-binding protein, which gives rise to MKRNVKYAAMMGILASAIAVTGCSSGTSNESDNAQAGTNANATKSDAGNEKVKVDFWSIWDPTNGNGKLIADEIVKFNEQNPDIEIVMSGQGGYDGVAEKLEAALVAKNTPVIAQIEESFLARYNPIAADLGKYMSSSTIANYNEGLTRSSYADGMFKAAPMNRSTPILYMNADLLKAAGLDPKGPKTWTELQEYAKKLSNPAKGIYGFSGYWDSDAWYWESAVYSYGGEMVNKDGSQVVFDNDKGTGIIQLFQTMINDKTMLNAYSAQDNQSDLIKQNFFDGKVAMDWDSIGSMGELIKNAKFNVAVAFQPQEGGKNVVVTGGANMIIIDKATEAQKKAAGKFLDFLANDENVTKFFQTTGYLPTTKSALETPEMKQWLQEKPQYQVAIDQLQFAHSRPWQKNWKAMYTTILEDLKGALIDTSKDPKEVVHHAAVAAQQIIDENK
- a CDS encoding CehA/McbA family metallohydrolase, producing MVTKNSFMNGGSWYKGNLHGHSTLSDGRLTPEQLREAYKQQGYHFIAHSEHDFFSNFEADNEPNFILLPASEVGLRMPADDCRIFHLHVIMGTDEHLAAATKEPLKHMEPIKWPDFVSYDTAQGFIDDMTARGNIVMFNHPHWSTVEWEDVYALDNLFALEVYNHCSEWMENMGNSRVMWETLLRKGKKLWGTATDDNHNNYPLYSKQNDSFGGWVVVKAPELTRNAVVQALVEGSFYSSTGPEIYEFRIENDEVIFECSPVERIYMNGDLRQYQIELGENITSLRKKLRGDENFIRIECYDKNGKFAFTNPIYLN